In one window of Streptomyces roseofulvus DNA:
- a CDS encoding thioesterase II family protein codes for MVTPTGPWLQVLRSASDSPAQRLLVFPPSGSGPATLGPLLRGIHRSVEVVGVVLPGRGARIGEAPNTCVDAVLEAVESELARHRRLPTLVFGHSLGGLLAALAADRLAGNVAALVISGSDPATREGHPSRTVDELIAAAGVTTPDVLADAEWRGHLHAVMQADLTLAAEARARLSGVRIDVPVTVLGGTRDPLVSEQALADWQTHTSRPIRIRLFDEGHFFLLADEHIDCIAALLTLPPRCSVPAARPVSSPDGVSSR; via the coding sequence ATGGTGACGCCAACCGGGCCATGGCTCCAGGTGCTGCGCTCCGCGTCGGACTCGCCGGCACAGCGCCTTCTGGTCTTCCCACCCTCGGGGAGCGGTCCGGCGACGCTGGGTCCGCTGCTGCGCGGCATCCACCGCTCGGTCGAGGTCGTCGGCGTGGTCCTGCCAGGTCGCGGTGCGCGGATAGGAGAGGCCCCCAATACCTGTGTGGACGCTGTACTCGAAGCGGTTGAGAGCGAGCTGGCACGCCACCGCCGGCTGCCGACCCTCGTCTTCGGCCACAGTCTGGGCGGGCTCCTCGCCGCACTCGCCGCGGACCGCCTCGCGGGCAACGTTGCCGCCCTCGTGATCAGCGGTTCGGACCCGGCCACCCGCGAAGGGCACCCGAGCCGCACGGTCGACGAGCTCATCGCAGCGGCCGGTGTCACCACGCCGGACGTGCTGGCGGACGCCGAGTGGCGCGGGCACCTCCATGCGGTCATGCAGGCGGACCTCACGTTGGCCGCCGAGGCCCGCGCACGCCTGAGCGGGGTGCGGATCGACGTACCGGTCACCGTCCTGGGGGGGACGCGTGACCCACTCGTGTCGGAGCAAGCCCTGGCGGACTGGCAGACGCACACCAGCCGCCCGATTCGCATCCGCCTCTTCGACGAAGGTCACTTCTTTCTCCTGGCCGACGAACACATCGACTGCATCGCGGCACTGCTCACGCTCCCGCCGCGCTGTTCCGTTCCGGCCGCACGACCCGTTTCCTCTCCTGATGGGGTGAGCTCACGATGA